A window of Terriglobales bacterium genomic DNA:
TTGCGGAAGTCGTTGCCACTTTTGCGCCGCGGCCCCTTCCCGAAATTCCCGCCACCGAGCGCGACGATCCGTTGGCCGTCAGCGGGCCTCGCATCGTCTCCCGCCGCAGTTCTTGAACGTTCACTTGCGCATTCCTCTCTTCAATCGGGTTTACAGTCCGGCTTTTTCGTTTTGGGATAGGGAACTGAGCAGGCGGTCACGGCCGGGCGATGGCCGCAGTCCCCTTGAATCTGGCCCCGAGCTGGGTTATGAAAGGACCGATTCTCACTAGGGTCCCCACCGAGCGCCAACCTCTCCTGGACGCTAAGGGCACCGATTGCAGGTAGAGGGACATCCAGGCGCAGGTGTGACCGCCATCACAGACCGGTTTTGGGTGCTCTTGCGATAAAAGTGTCCAGTTGTGTTTGCACTTATGCCGGCAAAAAAGGAAGGGGGACACCGCATGCGCCCTTCGCAGGCCGTAAGAATCACACTTCTCAGCAGCATTCTCCTCTGTCTTCTGGCTTGGCCGAATTCTCCTCCCGCATCGCCCGCGCTGATTCCGGTTGCGTTGGCGGCCGAGGTTCCGCATCCGCCGCAAGGCAAGGCGGAGGATTACGTCGGGGCAGAAACCTGCCAGACCTGCCACGAGGACAAGTTCAAGCACTTTGAGACCACCGCCCACTTCCGCACCACGCTCGACAAAAAGAAGGGGCCGGAGTACCAGGGCTGCGAAGCCTGCCACGGCCCGGGTCGTGAGCACGTTGAAGGAGGCGGCGACGTCTCGAAGATTTTCAGCTTCAAGGGCAAGTCGGCGGAAGAAATCTCCAAGCGCTGTCTGGATTGCCACCAGTATGGCGAGGAGCACAGCAACTTCGCGCGCTCCGTTCACCTGGAGAACAATGTGAGCTGCATCGACTGCCACTCGCCGCATTCCGCCAAGGCCAAGGTGGCGCTGCTCAAGGTCGACCAGCCCAACCTCTGCTACACCTGCCACCTGGATGTGAAGCCCGAGTTCTCCAAACCCTTCCACCACCGCGTGAACGAGAAGCTGGTGAAGTGTACGGATTGTCATAATCAGCACGGTGGGTTCCTGACCCGTCAGCTTCGTTCCACCACGGCCCAGGACTGGGTCTGCTTCAAGTGCCACACGGAAAAAGCCGGTCCCTTCGTGTTCGAGCACGCTCCCATCAAGACTGAAGGCTGCCTCGCCTGCCACACGCCACACGGTTCCACTAACCCTCGGCTGCTCAAGCGCAGCCAGGTGAATCTGCTCTGTTTGGAGTGCCACACCTTTACCGTGGACTCGGATATTCCTGTTACCCCGAGTTTCCACAACCAGACTGCGAAGTACCAGGCATGCACCCTGTGCCATCAGGCCATTCACGGCTCCAACTTTAGTGAAGTCTTCTTCAAGTAGGTGACCAATGAAGACCATGTGCCATGATTTCGAGAATCCGATTCCAGGTGCTCGCGGTCTTCTGGCCGGGGGCGCGAGGCTGTTCCTCGCCGTGTGTCTGGTCAGTGCCGCCGGTCTGGCGGTTGCTCAGGACCAGCCGGACGAAGGCATCAATTCTGGCAATTACAACATCCACCAATCCATCGAGTTCGGCGGGCGCATCACCGACTACTCCGGGAACGGGTCGTTGTGGAACACCTTCGTCAACCTGTACGACGGTCCCCGTCTGCTCGAGCACACTCTCCAGATGCGCTCCCTGAATCATCAGGGCACGCTGTTCGACGACCTCTACGTCTCCAGCTTCGGCTACGGCGGCGACCCCAACAACGTCACCCGCCTTAAGGTGACCAAGAACAAGTGGTATAACTTCACCGCTAGCTTCCGCAGGGATCGCAATTTCTGGGACTACAACCTGCTGGCCAACCCGCTGAATCCCGACACCTCGGTGCCGGCCGTGCCCATCGACTTCAGCCCCCACCGCTTCGAAGTGGTGCGCCGGATCAGCGACTTCGATCTCATCCTGCGCCCGCAAGACCGCTTCCGCATCCGCCTGGGATATGGCCAGAACGTGAGTGAAGGGCCCTCCTTCTCCAGTTTCCATGAGGGCACCGACGTGCTCGTGTTCCAGGACTGGAGGCAGATTCTGCATTCCTACCGCATCGGATTCGACTTCAAGTTTCTGCCCCGCACCAACATCAGCTACGACCAGTTCTTTAACTATCAGAAGGGAGACAACAGCTACACCGACGGGGTCTTGCGCGATCCGAGATTGCCGTACTTCGCGCAGTGCCCCGGTGCAGGCTGCATCATCCGGCTTCCCGATGGGACCACCACGACGGTGGATCAGGTGGACCTGGGTTTGATTCTTGATACGGCTGCCAACTCGCCCTGCGCCACTCCCATCAACGACTTCACCACCACGCCGCAGACAGCGAACCCCACCTGCAACGGATATCTGCTCTACAACCGCTACGCCAAGGTGCGGTCGAACTTTCCCACCGAGCAGCTGAGTTTCCAGAGCAGCTACTTCAAGAACGTGGATTTTTCCGGCCGCTTCGTCTATAGCGGTGGCGACACCGACGTGCCCATCTACACCGAGCAGTATGCGGGACTGGTCACTCGCACGCGCCAGCGCTCGTTCACCTTCGGTCCCAGCCACGAACTGGGCGACATGATCGGCTTCCCCGATCCCATCGGTGCACACCGCATCTCGGTGAGTGCGGATTTCGGTGTTACCATCCGCTTCACCGACAAGTTCCGCATCGTGGATAACTTCCGCTGGTCCGACTTCCGCATCCCGGGCATTGCTGCGCTGGAGGAGAATTCGCTGTTCGGCACCAACATGACCGTAGCGCCGAACGTGTTCAGCACGGCCACCTGTCCGGCCCCGTTTACGGCGGCGACCTGCCCCTCACACAGCAGCAGCTCCCCGGCGGACATCGCGCACGAGGGCTTCGTGAGCTTCCTGGGTCAGGACACCAAGATCAACACCATTCAGCTCGAGTACGATTTCACCCGCCGGGTAGGGGCGCGCCTGGGTTACCGCTTCCGCGATCGGGTCATCCGTCATGGCCATTTCGTGTTTGAGGACTTGACGTTTTTCCCGGCCACCGCGCAGCGCGGTGCTTGCAACGCCACTAATCTCGCCAATGGCAGTGCGGTACTCGATCCCGTGACCGGCATTTGCCAGGCGGAGGTGGAAGAAGGCTCGGGCATCTTCGAAGGCGAGCCGCAGCTCGAATTCAACGAGCACTCCGGATTGTTCGGGCTCTGGGCACGCCCCAACGATCAGTGGCGTTTTAGCTTTGACGTGGAAATGATGTCGGCCGACAACGTGTTCACCCGCATCATGCCGCGTAACCGGCAGCAGTACAAGTTCCGCACCACCTACAAGCCCCAGGATTGGATCTCTCTCGGCTTCAACTTCAACATCCTGGAACAGCGCAACAACGTTCCCGACGTTCAGAACCGGCAGCACTATCGCTACTACGGCTTCTTCGCCGCCTTTATCAAGGACAACTGGGGACTGGACCTCGGCTACAACTTCACCGACATCTTCTCCACCACCAACATCTGCTATGTCTATCCGGTTGCTCTGGGTACTGCCAATAGTCTTTCCCTCTCGCCCGAGTGCGCCATTGCCGCCGGCGTTACCTCGCCTCCCAGCCCGACCGGCAACTACTTCTTTGACGACGTTTCCACCTACAACAACGACATCCACTATGGCTCGATTAACTTCTTCTTCAAGCCGGTACCGCGCGTGAGGGCCGGAGTCGGCTACACGCTCACCAGCAGCGCCGGCTCGACGCTCATCCTCAACCCTGTTTCGCCGCAGGGGCCCCTGGGCATCAACTACCATCTACCGTCGGCCGACCTGTCGGTGGAGCTCACCAAGCGTTGGATGGCGAAAGGCGTCTGGAACTATTACGGCTACAACGAGAAGTCCGATGCCGGCTTCACGCTGCCAGGCGGATGCTTCGGCTTGACAGCGCCGAGTATCAACACCCCGAACGGCATCTGCACCGGGCGCGACGTGCGCGGCAACGTGGTTACGCTCTCGTTGCGCTATGCGTTCTGAAACGGTTGAAATCAAAGGCCCGCGGGTGTGTGACGTTGCTCACAGCGGGCCTTTGGCTTTTCTGGGAACATCAGAGTGGGAGTGGCAAGGAGGTTTTATGCGGAAGATGGCAGTCATTCTGGCGCTGACAGTCGCGGTATTGATGTTGGCTCCGGCGGCTCTTG
This region includes:
- a CDS encoding DmsE family decaheme c-type cytochrome, coding for MAAEVPHPPQGKAEDYVGAETCQTCHEDKFKHFETTAHFRTTLDKKKGPEYQGCEACHGPGREHVEGGGDVSKIFSFKGKSAEEISKRCLDCHQYGEEHSNFARSVHLENNVSCIDCHSPHSAKAKVALLKVDQPNLCYTCHLDVKPEFSKPFHHRVNEKLVKCTDCHNQHGGFLTRQLRSTTAQDWVCFKCHTEKAGPFVFEHAPIKTEGCLACHTPHGSTNPRLLKRSQVNLLCLECHTFTVDSDIPVTPSFHNQTAKYQACTLCHQAIHGSNFSEVFFK